One genomic window of Aquisalimonas sp. 2447 includes the following:
- a CDS encoding primosomal protein N': MTDALVIHVAVPAPMDGTLDYLPPAGSAEPPAVGSRVRVPFGRRRVVGIVTGSGERPRVSGHRLRRIQEVLDTDPLLPAELLQLGLWAADYYHHPPGEVLTGFLPVPLRQGQPAERRPPEYWQLTETGRGTNLEALRRRAPRQAAVLERLAEAPEGLPVAALADLEGDWRSALRTLEQRDLLVRTTPRQSSATIAPPALNEAQQQAAEAIVESLGGFRAHLLEGVTGSGKTEVYLAAVDATLARGEQVLVLVPEIGLTPQLIERFNARVPGRVAVLHSALADGERRDAWLAAAAGDVDVLIGTRSALFTPLPRPGLFIVDEEHDASLKQQDGFRYNARDLAAVRARDVDRPLVLGSATPSLESLHNAEAGRYSLLDLPRRAGAARPPRMELLDIRGQPLDAGVARPVQERMQQHLDGHGQVLLFLNRRGFAPVLLCHDCGWIAGCPRCDARLTWHQHAHRLRCHHCGYERPVDRQCQECGSTDLRDVGQGTEKLEHALSARFPDHGVVRVDRDSTRRKGAMSDMLEQARRGEARILLGTQMLAKGHDLPDISLVAILDCDHGLFGSDFRAPERMAQLITQVAGRAGRRERPGEVLIQTHHPEHPLLDTLLREGYGRFARTMLTERREAALPPHTHMALIRSEAVDAEAPKAFLEAVREAGEAQCGDDVLLMGPVPAPMERRAGRYRAQLLLQAAQRSPLHALLRRLVPVLPDLPGARRARWSVDVDPQDML, from the coding sequence ATGACCGATGCACTGGTCATTCACGTTGCGGTGCCCGCACCCATGGACGGCACCCTGGACTACCTTCCGCCTGCCGGCTCTGCGGAGCCGCCGGCAGTGGGCTCGCGGGTTCGTGTGCCGTTCGGGCGTCGTCGCGTGGTGGGTATCGTCACTGGCAGCGGCGAGCGCCCCCGTGTGTCCGGTCACCGCCTGCGCCGCATCCAGGAGGTGCTGGACACCGATCCGCTGCTGCCGGCGGAGTTGCTGCAGCTCGGCCTCTGGGCCGCTGATTACTACCATCACCCGCCCGGCGAGGTGTTGACCGGGTTTTTGCCGGTGCCACTGCGCCAGGGTCAGCCCGCGGAACGCCGCCCGCCGGAGTACTGGCAACTCACCGAGACCGGGCGTGGCACCAATCTCGAGGCGCTGCGCCGGCGGGCACCCCGGCAGGCGGCCGTGCTGGAACGCCTTGCCGAGGCGCCCGAGGGGTTGCCGGTGGCCGCGCTGGCGGATCTGGAAGGGGACTGGCGCAGCGCGCTGCGTACCCTGGAGCAGCGTGACCTGCTGGTGCGAACCACCCCGCGGCAGAGCAGTGCCACCATCGCGCCACCGGCCCTGAATGAAGCGCAGCAGCAAGCGGCCGAAGCCATCGTTGAGTCCCTGGGCGGGTTTCGTGCGCATCTGCTGGAAGGCGTCACGGGGAGTGGCAAGACCGAGGTGTATCTGGCCGCGGTGGACGCCACCCTGGCGCGCGGCGAACAGGTGCTGGTGCTGGTCCCGGAGATCGGGCTGACGCCGCAGCTCATCGAGCGTTTCAACGCACGGGTTCCCGGCCGCGTCGCCGTGCTCCATTCCGCCCTGGCCGATGGTGAGCGCAGGGACGCCTGGCTCGCCGCCGCCGCCGGCGATGTGGACGTGTTGATCGGGACCCGCTCGGCCCTGTTCACGCCGCTGCCGCGCCCGGGCCTGTTCATTGTCGACGAGGAACACGACGCCTCGCTGAAGCAGCAGGACGGTTTCCGTTACAACGCCCGGGATCTCGCCGCGGTGCGCGCGCGGGATGTGGACCGTCCGCTGGTGCTGGGCTCGGCCACCCCTTCGCTGGAGAGTCTCCACAACGCCGAGGCCGGACGTTACAGCTTGCTGGACCTGCCCCGGCGGGCCGGTGCAGCCCGGCCGCCGCGCATGGAGTTGCTCGACATCCGCGGCCAGCCGCTGGATGCCGGGGTGGCACGTCCCGTCCAGGAGCGGATGCAGCAGCACCTGGACGGCCACGGTCAGGTGCTGCTGTTCCTCAACCGGCGCGGTTTCGCACCCGTGCTCCTGTGCCACGACTGCGGCTGGATTGCCGGCTGCCCCCGCTGCGATGCACGCCTCACCTGGCACCAGCACGCTCACCGGCTTCGCTGCCACCACTGCGGCTATGAACGCCCGGTGGACCGCCAGTGCCAGGAGTGCGGTAGTACCGATCTGCGGGATGTGGGGCAGGGAACGGAAAAGCTGGAGCACGCGTTGTCCGCGCGTTTCCCGGACCACGGCGTGGTCCGTGTCGACCGTGACAGTACCCGGCGCAAGGGCGCCATGAGCGACATGCTGGAGCAGGCGCGCCGGGGCGAGGCGCGGATCCTGCTGGGTACGCAGATGCTGGCCAAGGGCCACGACCTGCCCGATATAAGTCTGGTGGCGATCCTGGATTGTGATCACGGGCTGTTCGGGTCGGATTTCCGCGCGCCGGAGCGCATGGCCCAGCTGATCACGCAGGTGGCCGGTCGGGCCGGCCGGCGTGAGCGCCCCGGTGAAGTATTGATCCAGACCCACCACCCGGAACACCCGCTGCTGGATACCCTGCTGCGCGAAGGCTACGGCCGCTTCGCCCGGACCATGCTCACGGAGCGCCGGGAGGCCGCGTTGCCGCCGCATACCCACATGGCCCTGATCCGTAGCGAGGCGGTGGACGCCGAGGCCCCGAAGGCGTTCCTGGAGGCGGTGCGCGAGGCCGGAGAAGCCCAGTGCGGTGATGACGTTCTCCTGATGGGGCCGGTGCCGGCACCCATGGAGCGGCGCGCCGGCCGCTACCGCGCCCAACTGTTGCTGCAGGCAGCACAGCGGTCGCCGCTGCACGCGCTGCTGCGCCGACTCGTGCCGGTCTTGCCGGATCTCCCCGGGGCCCGGCGTGCCCGCTGGTCCGTGGATGTGGATCCCCAGGACATGCTGTAG
- a CDS encoding NAD(P)-dependent oxidoreductase produces MKAGVIGMGAMGSGMARNLHKAGLLAAVWNRTPERAQEIAGELEVQAADSPAALAQACDVIITCVSRDEDVLAVMDAMAPGLAAGKTVVDTSTIAVNTAKQAAAKLATAGVEFLDAPVSGGKEGAQNGQLVFMVGGDPDVFARLEPAFDAMGKSATHMGEIGSGQATKAVNQIMAAGINQAVTEALAFGQASGLDMDKVIQVVSGGAAGNWFLQMRGPTMVKGTFEPGFKLGLHHKDLTICRQMLENMNVALPIVEMTLKHYQRLMDAGHGDEDISALYRDKQAMFTNGNKRSL; encoded by the coding sequence ATGAAGGCAGGCGTCATCGGAATGGGAGCCATGGGCTCGGGCATGGCCAGGAACCTGCACAAGGCCGGCCTGCTGGCCGCTGTGTGGAATCGCACTCCAGAGCGGGCGCAGGAGATTGCCGGGGAACTGGAGGTGCAGGCTGCCGATAGCCCGGCCGCCCTGGCGCAGGCCTGCGATGTCATTATCACCTGCGTCTCCCGGGACGAGGACGTGCTCGCGGTGATGGACGCCATGGCTCCGGGGCTTGCGGCGGGCAAGACCGTCGTGGATACCTCCACCATCGCCGTGAATACGGCCAAGCAGGCCGCCGCGAAGCTCGCTACGGCCGGCGTCGAGTTCCTCGATGCCCCCGTCTCCGGCGGCAAGGAGGGGGCCCAGAACGGCCAGCTGGTGTTCATGGTGGGCGGTGATCCGGATGTGTTCGCCCGGCTCGAGCCGGCCTTCGACGCCATGGGCAAGAGCGCCACGCACATGGGCGAGATCGGCTCCGGCCAGGCCACCAAGGCGGTGAACCAGATCATGGCCGCCGGCATCAACCAGGCCGTCACCGAGGCCCTGGCCTTTGGCCAGGCGTCCGGGCTGGACATGGACAAGGTCATCCAGGTGGTCAGCGGTGGCGCGGCCGGCAACTGGTTCCTGCAGATGCGCGGACCCACGATGGTGAAAGGCACCTTCGAGCCCGGTTTCAAGCTCGGCCTGCATCACAAGGATCTCACCATCTGTCGCCAGATGCTGGAGAACATGAACGTGGCCCTGCCCATCGTGGAAATGACGCTCAAGCACTACCAGCGCCTGATGGACGCCGGTCACGGCGACGAGGATATCTCCGCCCTGTACCGGGATAAGCAGGCCATGTTCACCAACGGCAACAAGCGCTCGCTGTAA
- a CDS encoding TIGR02444 family protein yields MNAPSDLNPDHLADSAWAALARMYGQPGVKETVLALQDNNGVCVTALLTLLWSAANGHGPASLPTVTAVVAESESLEADLLRPYRRARNGLRHRATADTGAAELRRRLLDQELELERYLQTRVLAMLAPGAAREAVTDPDAAVETVLTRYLDCLGVTDNAADDTFIRVLRDAVGGE; encoded by the coding sequence GTGAACGCGCCCTCCGACCTCAACCCGGACCACCTTGCCGATTCCGCCTGGGCGGCCCTGGCCCGCATGTACGGCCAACCCGGGGTAAAGGAGACCGTTCTGGCCCTTCAGGACAACAATGGTGTGTGCGTCACCGCACTCCTGACCCTGCTGTGGAGCGCGGCCAACGGCCATGGGCCGGCGTCGCTACCAACAGTGACTGCTGTCGTGGCTGAGAGCGAATCGCTGGAAGCCGACTTGCTCCGCCCCTATCGCCGGGCCCGCAACGGACTTCGCCATCGGGCAACCGCGGACACTGGCGCGGCAGAGTTACGTCGCCGCCTCCTGGACCAGGAGCTGGAACTGGAGCGGTACCTGCAGACCCGGGTGCTGGCGATGCTGGCCCCTGGCGCTGCCAGGGAGGCGGTGACTGATCCGGACGCCGCCGTGGAGACGGTCCTGACGAGGTACTTGGACTGCCTTGGCGTCACCGACAACGCGGCGGATGACACCTTCATCCGCGTCCTTCGCGATGCCGTAGGTGGCGAGTGA
- a CDS encoding SseB family protein, translated as MTENGDTDDRFDTFEPVNHLERALMAAQSGETATVDFMEQLAGAQVAILVDQEFATTEHPEGVRPLVLEGPDGEGLLALFTAPSRGYPMTEQNPDFAFSVEVSFAWAVNSTWEGMGLVVNPGWRVGLTIPAETVSAMKGAQPKPS; from the coding sequence ATGACCGAGAACGGCGATACCGACGATCGCTTCGACACCTTCGAACCCGTCAATCACCTGGAACGCGCACTGATGGCGGCGCAGAGCGGCGAGACCGCCACCGTGGATTTCATGGAGCAGCTCGCCGGCGCGCAGGTGGCGATCCTGGTGGACCAGGAGTTCGCCACCACCGAGCACCCGGAAGGCGTACGCCCGCTGGTGCTGGAGGGTCCGGATGGCGAAGGACTGCTCGCCTTGTTTACCGCGCCGTCCAGGGGTTACCCCATGACCGAGCAGAATCCGGACTTCGCCTTCTCCGTGGAAGTCTCCTTCGCCTGGGCGGTGAACAGCACCTGGGAGGGCATGGGGCTGGTGGTGAACCCCGGCTGGCGTGTCGGGCTGACCATTCCGGCGGAGACCGTCAGCGCCATGAAGGGGGCGCAGCCGAAACCATCGTAG
- a CDS encoding DNA-J related domain-containing protein, whose protein sequence is MTETTADHQLLDAVLEQVRQAPDGQTEHALLGRLEKAELAPFAGADLGDQMALFRVHFLLFHCLYRLQERLAARGEWLDIHCLSISLRPLSSASTADTGAMAQTDPLRTYYLELANLDAMDAATLEAMLSGFWRRLDGGERHREALDLLGLEEPVDADQVTRRYRQLAQQHHPDKGGDTETLQRLNEARLVLIT, encoded by the coding sequence ATGACCGAGACCACCGCCGATCATCAGTTACTGGACGCCGTGCTGGAACAGGTGCGCCAGGCGCCGGACGGCCAGACGGAGCATGCCCTCCTCGGACGCCTGGAAAAAGCGGAGCTCGCTCCCTTTGCCGGTGCCGACCTGGGCGACCAGATGGCATTATTCCGGGTCCACTTCCTTCTGTTCCACTGCCTCTACCGCCTGCAGGAGCGCCTGGCGGCTCGCGGCGAGTGGCTGGACATACACTGTTTGAGTATCAGTCTGCGCCCGCTGTCCTCCGCATCGACCGCAGATACAGGGGCCATGGCTCAGACGGACCCGCTGCGCACCTATTATCTGGAACTGGCCAACCTGGACGCCATGGACGCAGCAACCCTGGAGGCGATGCTGAGCGGGTTCTGGCGGCGACTGGACGGTGGCGAACGCCACCGGGAAGCGCTGGACCTCCTCGGCCTGGAGGAGCCCGTGGACGCCGACCAGGTCACCCGCCGCTACCGCCAGCTGGCGCAGCAGCACCACCCGGACAAGGGTGGTGACACGGAAACCCTCCAGCGCCTCAACGAGGCGCGCCTGGTCCTGATCACCTGA
- a CDS encoding SPOR domain-containing protein, protein MAKSKQTGARRKPQSRSSNTGRAPAWLLVLSGLLPGLFIAYLVHMHHERDGGVTEIASGSSAGDGDTQQTDEGNGRPRFEFYELLSEMEVVVPDESEPEVSAVPPGDDTPVPAPDSETPAAPAPQPEPEPDDDAQYMVQAGSFRSHEDADRLKARLALMGVQADIHSVEVDGGETWHRVRIGPFADRGRVEAIRGRLEDENVDSILLRMRG, encoded by the coding sequence ATGGCGAAAAGCAAGCAGACCGGCGCAAGGCGCAAACCCCAGTCCCGCAGCAGCAACACCGGCCGCGCCCCGGCGTGGCTGCTGGTGCTCAGCGGCCTGCTGCCGGGGCTTTTCATCGCGTACCTGGTGCACATGCACCACGAGCGCGACGGTGGCGTGACGGAAATCGCCAGCGGCAGCAGCGCCGGTGACGGTGATACGCAGCAGACGGACGAGGGCAACGGCCGACCGCGCTTCGAGTTCTACGAGCTGCTCTCGGAGATGGAAGTGGTCGTCCCGGATGAATCGGAACCGGAGGTCTCCGCGGTGCCCCCGGGGGATGACACGCCGGTGCCCGCCCCGGACAGCGAAACGCCTGCCGCCCCCGCACCACAGCCGGAGCCCGAACCGGATGACGACGCCCAGTACATGGTCCAGGCTGGTTCGTTCCGCTCCCACGAGGACGCCGATCGGCTCAAGGCCCGGCTCGCCCTGATGGGCGTCCAGGCAGACATCCACAGCGTCGAGGTGGACGGTGGCGAGACGTGGCATCGTGTACGCATCGGCCCGTTCGCCGACCGGGGACGGGTGGAAGCCATCCGCGGCCGCCTGGAAGACGAAAACGTGGACAGTATTCTGCTGCGCATGCGGGGTTAG
- the argS gene encoding arginine--tRNA ligase → MKEKLRSLISTAVDTLARDGTLPADTRVDVQVERARDKTHGDYAVNTAMILAKQARMKPRDLAEHLVAAMPADPGIERVDIAGPGFINVTITADAAYAAVRDALNQGADYGKSALGAGEAINLEFVSANPTGPLHVGHGRGAAFGGALASLLTTAGYTVHREYYVNDAGRQMDILAASVWLRYLEHQGETLRLPDNAYRGEYVRDIARRLVEMHGDSLLHPAEVVLAEMPLDESEGGDKEEYIDTLVIRCKELLGTEAFETVFQLALNQVLDDIRDDLGDFGVHYDEWFSERSLTQSGAVEDALTQLDAAGHLYQDEGATWFRASAFGDEKDRVVRRENGAYTYFASDIAYHLNKFQRGFAGCIDVWGADHHGYVPRVHAALQAFDKQPEQLDIRLVQFAILYRGAERMQMSTRSGQFVTLRELREDVGDDAARFFYVMRKPEQHLDFDLELAKSQSNDNPVYYIQYAHARICSVLGQLREKGLSHDAANGDRHLTRLVEPHETELVSAIGRYPELIEIAAGAREPHQVAHYLRELASHVHTYYNAHQFLVDDADLRDARLNLVLAARQVIRNGLALLGVSAPESM, encoded by the coding sequence ATGAAAGAGAAGCTGCGCAGCCTGATCTCCACCGCCGTGGATACGCTCGCCCGTGACGGCACCCTGCCCGCTGACACCCGGGTGGACGTGCAGGTCGAGCGCGCCCGCGACAAGACCCACGGCGACTACGCCGTGAACACCGCCATGATCCTGGCCAAACAGGCCCGCATGAAACCCCGCGACCTCGCCGAACACCTGGTCGCCGCCATGCCGGCCGACCCGGGCATCGAGCGCGTGGACATCGCCGGCCCCGGCTTCATCAACGTCACCATCACCGCCGACGCCGCCTACGCCGCCGTTCGCGACGCGCTCAACCAGGGCGCGGACTACGGAAAGTCAGCCCTGGGCGCCGGTGAGGCGATCAATCTCGAGTTCGTCTCTGCCAACCCCACCGGCCCGCTGCACGTGGGGCATGGTCGCGGCGCGGCATTCGGCGGCGCCCTGGCGAGCCTGCTCACCACCGCCGGCTACACGGTCCACCGCGAATACTACGTCAACGATGCCGGCCGGCAGATGGATATCCTCGCCGCCAGTGTCTGGCTGCGGTACCTGGAGCACCAGGGTGAAACCCTGCGCCTGCCCGATAACGCCTACCGCGGCGAGTATGTGCGCGACATCGCCCGGCGTCTGGTCGAGATGCACGGTGACAGCCTGCTGCATCCCGCCGAGGTGGTGCTGGCCGAGATGCCCCTGGACGAGTCCGAAGGCGGCGACAAGGAAGAGTACATCGACACCCTGGTGATCCGCTGCAAGGAACTGCTGGGCACCGAGGCGTTCGAGACCGTCTTCCAGTTGGCCCTGAACCAGGTGCTGGACGACATCCGCGATGACCTGGGAGACTTCGGCGTCCACTACGACGAATGGTTCTCGGAACGCTCGCTGACACAGAGCGGCGCCGTGGAGGACGCGCTGACGCAGCTCGATGCCGCCGGCCACCTGTACCAGGACGAAGGCGCCACCTGGTTCCGCGCCAGTGCATTTGGCGACGAGAAGGACCGGGTGGTACGCCGCGAAAACGGTGCCTACACCTACTTCGCATCGGACATCGCCTACCACCTGAACAAGTTCCAGCGCGGCTTTGCCGGCTGCATTGACGTCTGGGGCGCCGACCACCACGGCTATGTCCCCCGCGTCCACGCCGCACTGCAGGCCTTCGACAAACAGCCCGAGCAACTGGACATCCGCCTGGTGCAGTTCGCGATCCTCTACCGGGGCGCCGAGCGCATGCAGATGTCCACCCGCTCCGGGCAATTCGTCACCCTGCGGGAGCTACGGGAGGACGTGGGCGACGACGCCGCACGGTTCTTCTATGTCATGCGCAAGCCGGAGCAGCACCTGGACTTCGACCTGGAACTGGCCAAGTCCCAGTCCAACGACAACCCGGTGTACTACATCCAGTACGCCCATGCGCGGATCTGCAGCGTGCTGGGGCAGTTGCGGGAGAAAGGGCTGAGCCATGACGCCGCCAACGGCGACCGCCACCTGACCCGACTGGTGGAGCCCCACGAGACGGAGCTGGTGAGCGCCATCGGCCGCTACCCCGAATTGATCGAGATCGCCGCAGGCGCCCGGGAACCACACCAGGTCGCCCATTACCTGCGGGAGCTGGCCAGCCATGTGCACACTTACTATAACGCGCACCAGTTCCTGGTCGACGACGCCGATCTGCGCGATGCTCGCCTGAACCTGGTCCTGGCGGCCCGTCAGGTGATTCGCAACGGCCTCGCGCTGCTCGGTGTCTCCGCCCCCGAGAGCATGTAG